A region of the Nocardia higoensis genome:
CCGCCGCCGGGACCGAGAACCCGGCGCCGTCGGTTCCGGCGGCCGGTGAATCGGTCTCCACCGCCGAGGAGACCGAAAGGACAGGAGGTTCCGGTGCCACCGACCGTGGTGCGCGCGACGATCAAACCGAACAGCCGTAAGGGCCCGCTCGTCGAGACCGCCGAAGACGGCACGCTGACCCTCTACGTCCGCGCGCCCGCTGTCGAGGGCAAGGCCAACAAGGCCGCCGTCGAACTGCTGGCGGCCCACTTCGGCGTCTCCCGCTCGTCCGTCCGGCTCACCGCGGGAGCGACCTCGCGCTACAAGCGCTTCGAGATCGACGACTAGCCGAGCGCCCTCAGACCGCGCCGGGAAATCCGTGCTGCCGCCACGCCTCGTATACCGTGACCGCGGCGGCATTGGACAAGTTCATCGACCGCCGCCCCGGCAGCATCGGAATCCGCACCTGCTCGGTGATGTGCGGATCGGCCAGCACCGCCTCGGGCAGGCCCGTCGGTTCGGTCCCGAACAACAGCACATCGCCCGCCTCGTAGGCGATATCGGTGTACCGGGAGGTGCCTGATGTGGTGAACGCGAACACTCGCCGCGGCGTCAGCGCCGCCCACGCCGCCGCCAGGCTCGCGTGCACGGTCACACTCGCCAGATCGTGGTAATCCAACCCGGCCCGCCGCAGCTTGGCCTCCGACAGGTCGAAGCCCAGCGGCTCGATCAGGTGCAGTGCGCACCCGGTCCCGGCCACCATCCGGATCGCGTTGCCGGTGTTCGGCGGAATGCACGGCTCGTGGAACATCAGATGGAACACCGTCCAAGTCAATCAGGCGCCACCACCGCGGGATCGCCGGGATCGCCTGGTGCCGGGTCAGCCGAAGCTGCCCGTCGCGGGCTTGCCGATCACCTCGACGGTGATGATGTCGGTCATGGCGGTGTAGCCCTGGCGGGGGTCGCCGGTGGGGCGTTCCCAGGCGCAGGCGCCGCGCACGTGCATCTGCCCCGCGGGCAGGTTTCCGTTGCCGGGTCATGACGCGAGAATGCCAGGACCGGCGGCGTGCCCATGATTCCGGGGGAAGCGATCGCCTGGCGGACAAGGGTTTTCGAGCGATCGGGAATGGTGGGGGACCAGCGGTGCGCGCGGGCCGGTGCTGCGCTGATGCCGGGGGCACGGCCTCGTCTGGAAGAATCTGCGGCGTGATGGACGTCGACGCTTCCACCGAATCCCAGGGCGGCCGGGCCGGGCGGTTCCTGCGCCGGAATCTGCCGATGGTGGCGGTGGTGCTCGTGGTGCTGGTGGCGGTGGTGTTCGTGGCCTCGGATCGGTGGCGGCGCGGGGCGCTGATCTTCGGCGGGGCGGCATTGCTGGGGGCGGCGTTGCGGTTGGTCCTGCCGACCGCGCGGGTGGGGTTGCTGGCGGTGCGTAGCAAGCCGTTCGACGTGGGGGCGCTGACCTTGCTCGGCTCGTCGATCGTGTTCCTCGCGGTGACCATCAACACACTCGGCGTGGGCTGATCGGCGGCCGGTAGGGGTTCAGCGGTTGGCGCGGGCCAATCGCATCGTCTCGACGAGCAGTTCGCCGACGGCTTCGGTCTCGGTGAGGAAACCGTCGTGACCGTCACGGGAGAGCACGACCTCGAGGCCGTCGCAGCCGGGCAGCAGGTCGGCGAGCTCCTGCTGGGTGTGCAGCGGGTACAGGCGGTCGGAGTCGACGCCGCCGACCACGCACGGCACGGGGGTGGCGGCGAGGGCCGCTTCGATGCCGCCGCGTCCGCGGCCGACGTCGTGGCGGTTCATGGCCTCGGTGAGCAGCACGTAGGTGGCCGGATCGAAGCGCTTCGCCAGTTTCGCGGCCTGGTGGTCGAGGTAGCTCTGCACCGCCCAGCGGCCGCCGTCGTAGGGGTCCTCGCCGTCCTGGGCGTTGTTGGCGAAGCGGGAGTCGAGTTCCCCCTCGGTGCGGTAGGTCAGGTGCGCGATGCGGCGGGCGATGCCCATCCCGGTCAGCGGGGCGCGGCCGGTGCCGTGGTAATCGCCACCCTGCCAGTCCGGATCGGAGGTGATCGCCGTGATCTGGGTGGTCTGGGTGCCGATCTGATCGGCGGTGGCGCGCGCCCCGACGGCCAGGACCAGCGCGGAGGCGACGCGTTCGGGAGCCCCGACCATCCACTCGAGCACGCGCATGCCGCCCATCGAGCCGCCGACGACGGAGGCCAGGCGCTCGATGCCCAGCAGATCCAGCAGCGCGATCTCGGCGCTCACCTGGTCGCGGATGGAAATGGCGGGGAAGCGCGAACCCCACGGCTTGCCGTCGGGAGCGATGGAGGAGGGGCCGGTGCTGCCCTGGCAGCCGCCGAGCACATTGGTGGCGACGACGCACCACTCGCCGGTGTCCATCGGCGCGCCCGGACCCACCATGCCGTCCCACCAGCCGGGCAGCTTGTGGATGGCGTCGGGATTGCCGACGACGTGGGAATCGCCGGTGAGCGCGTGTTCGACGAGCACGACGTTGTCGAGAGCGGGGGAGAGTTCACCCCAGCGTTGTACGGCCAACCGCACGTCGGGCACCACGGAGCCGCTCTCGAGCGTGAGATCACCGATGGGGATCACGCCGAGGGAGCCGTCCGGGGGTGGCAACAGCGCGACCCCGGTGGCGGGCGGGCAGGGCTGGCGGTCGGTGCGCACGGTCACGTGGACCACTCGCTCATCTCGTGCGACCTCCTGCCGGCGTTTGCTCCCGTCCTTCGGGAACCCGGTCATCACCCGGAGCACCCCACCGCGGGCTGGAGGGTTGCCGACCAGCGAGCCGGGGCTTGACGCTGGCGCTCATGACCTGATCGTCATGGTAACGGGCAATCGGTTCACGGCCGAAATCCACCCCTGGGTGCCATCATGGACGATGTGTGCTGAATCACGCGAAAGCTACTTGCCGGTAACCGTCACAGTGTCCGCACAAGCCCCCCTCCCCGCGCGGTGAGGCCCCCGGAAGCAGTACGCTCGTCTTGTTTGCACCACATGTCCCGCAGACAATGCGGGGCATATACGTTGTCTGTTGAACAGCTGGGGTCCGCTCACAAGCGTGTTCGCCTGGCCGTGCAATGAGGGCACCATCCTAGGAGGACACGAAGATCCATGTCCAAGATCAAGGTTGAAGGCACCGTCGTCGAACTCGACGGTGATGAGATGACCCGGATCATCTGGCAGTTCATCAAGGACAAGCTGATCCACCCGTACCTCGATGTGAACCTCGAGTACTACGACCTGGGTATCGAGTACCGCGACAAGACCGACGACCAGGTCACCATCGACGCGGCCGAGGCCATCAAGCGTCACGGCGTCGGCGTCAAGTGCGCCACGATCACCCCGGACGAGGCCCGCGTCAAGGAATTCGGCCTCAAGAAGATGTGGCGTTCGCCCAACGGCACGATCCGCAACATCCTCGGCGGCACGATCTTCCGCGCCCCGATCATCATCTCCAATGTCCCGCGTCTGGTGCCGGGCTGGACCAAGCCGATCATCATCGGCCGCCACGCCTTCGGCGACCAGTACCGCGCCACCGACTTCAAGGTCTTCCAGGCCGGCACCGTCACCCTCACCTTCACCCCCGACGACGGCAGCGAGCCGATCGTCCACGAGGTCGTGAAAATGCCCGAGGACGGCGGCGTCGTGATGGGCATGTACAACTTCCGCAAGTCCATCGAGGACTTCGCGCGGGCCTCGTTCAACTACGGCCTGCAGCAGAACTACCCGGTGTACATGTCGACGAAGAACACCATCCTCAAGGCCTACGACGGCATGTTCAAGGACACCTTCCAGGAGGTGTTCGACGCCGAGTTCAAGAGCCAGTTCGACGCGGCCGGCCTGACCTACGAGCACCGGCTGATCGACGACATGGTCGCCTCCTCCATGAAGTGGGAGGGCGGCTACGTCTGGGCCTGCAAGAACTACGACGGCGACGTGCAGTCCGATACCGTCGCGCAGGGCTTCGGCTCGCTGGGCCTGATGACCTCGGTGCTGCTGACCCCGGACGGCCGCACCTGTGAGGCCGAGGCCGCGCACGGCACGGTCACCCGGCACTACCGTCAGCATCAGCAGGGCAAGCCGACCTCGACCAACCCGATCGCGTCGATCTTCGCCTGGACCCGCGGCCTCGAGCATCGCGGCAAGCTGGACAACACCCCCGAGGTGATCGGCTTCGCGCAGACCCTCGAGGACGTTGTCATCAAGACCGTCGAGGGTGGCCAGATGACCAAGGACCTCGCGCTGCTCGTCGGCGGCGACCAGGGTTACCTGAGCACCGAGGAATTCCTCGGCGCGCTGGACACCAACCTGGCTCGCGCCCTGCGCTGAGCCGACCGCGGAGCGGCCTCATCGGTCCCGCTCCGGCCGGCGCCGGGCACACGGACCCGGCGCCGGATGAACCGGGCACCCGCCCCACCGTCGACACGGTGGCACGGGTGCCCGAGCCGTTTCCCGGCCCGCGAGCGCCTTTACATACAGATGTGTACGTAAGCTGTAGGATCGCCGGATGACCACGACCGCGTCCGGCAGGCCGCGGCGGCGCACCCAGGAGCAGCGCAGCAGCGAGATGCGCACCCGGCTGCTCGACGCCACCATCGACTGCCTCGTCGACTACGGCTACGCGGGCACGACCACGCCTCGGGTCGCCGAGCGCGCGGGCGTCACGCGCGGCGCGCAGGTGCACCACTTCGGATCCAAGACCGATCTGGTGGTAGCCGCGATCAATCATCTCGCCCAGCGCCGGGTGCAGGCGGTGCTCAGGGGGATCTCCGAGGTGCCGCCGGATGCCGAACGCGTCGAGGCCACCTTGGACTTCCTGTGGGAAATGCACCAGGACCGGCTGTTCGTCGCGACCGTGGAGCTGTGGGTGGCCGGTCGCACCGACCCGGTGCTGGCCGCGGCGATGGATGAGGTCGAGCCGTTCGTGAACAACGCGGTGCTGACCGCGGTGGAACGCTTCGTGCCCGACGAGGTGCGCCGCAAGGATGCCCGCGACTTCGTCTTCACTGCCATGGACGCCCTGCGCGGCATCCTGATCGCCGCCTGGGGCGACCCCGACTCCGACCGCGCCCACCGGCGCTGGCAGCGCGCTTCGGTGATGCTGCGGATGGTCGCGCAGGCGATCGGCGGCTGACCGGCGGCGGCGCCCGGGTCGCCAGCCGAATCGGGCGAACCGTTGCACAGTTACATGCAGCTCTGTACGTTTGTTGCAGCTCGATACGCCGAACCGGACGATGTGGTCCGGGTCATCCGGTGCCGTCCCGGTCCCGGCGCGCCCGCCCGTGGGTCGAGCTGCCTTGCGCCGGCGGCATTTGCGACAGGAGAGAACGACGATGTTCGAATGGTCCGAGACCGATCTGATGGTCCGCGACGCCGTGCGCGCTTTCATCGACCGGGAGATCCGCCCGAACCTCGATGCCCTCGACAGCGGCGAGATGCTGCCCTACCCGATCCTGACCAAGCTGTTCGCCGAGTTCGGCATCGCGGCGATGGCCACCGACGCGCTGGAAAAGCAGCTGGCCGCCGAAGAAGCCGAGGCCGACGGCGCCTCCGACGAGGAGAGCAGAGCGGCGGGCAAGCGCGCGGCCGCCGCCAACGCCGAACAGCAGTCGATGATGGCCGTGCTGGTCAGCGAGCTGTCCGGCGTCTGTCTGGGCCTGGTCAGCGCCCTCGGCGTGAGCACCGGCCTCGGCGCGGCGACCATCCAGTCGCGCGGCACGCTGGCCCAGAAGAAGCGCTGGCTGCCCGAGCTGGTCACGATGGAGAAGGTCGCCTCCTGGGCGATCACCGAACCCGACTCCGGCTCCGACGCCTTCGGTGGCATGAAGACCTACGTCCGCCGCGACGGCGAGGACTACATCCTCAACGGCCAGAAGACCTTCATCACCAACGGCCCGTTCGCCGACGTCATCGTCGTCTACGCCAAGCTCGACGAGGGCGACGCGAGCGTGGACAAGCGCGACCGCAAGGTGCTGACCTTCGTGCTCGACAAGGGCATGGAGGGCCTCACCCAGGGCAAGCCGTTCAAGAAGATGGGCCTGCACAGCTCGCCCACCGGTGAGCTGTTCTTCGACAACGTCCGCCTGGGTCGCGACCGGCTGCTCGGCGAGACCGAGGAGCACCGCGGCGGCGACGGCCGCGAGTCCGCGCGCACCAACTTCGTCGCCGAACGTGTCGGCGTCACCTTCCAGGCCCTGGGCATCATCGAGGAATGCCACCGGCTCTGCGTGGACTACGCCAAGAACCGGAAGCTGTGGGGCCAGGAGATCGGCCGGTTCCAGCTCGTGCAGCTCAAGCTGGCCAAGATGGAGATCGCCCGGGTCAACGTCCGCAACATGGTGTTCAACGTCATCGAGCGCACCCGCGCGGGCAAGCCGCTGTCGCTGGCCGAGGCCTCGGCGATGAAGCTGTACTCCTCGGAGACCGCCACCGACGTCGCGATGGAGGCGGTGCAGCTCTTCGGCGGTAATGGATACATGAGCGAGTACCGCGTCGAACAGCTCGCCCGCGACGCCAAGTCGCTGATGATCTACGCGGGCAGCAACGAAATCCAGGTCACCCACATCGCCAAGGGCCTGCTCGGCCGCTGAGAACGGCGAGCACTGAGAAAGGCATACACAATGAGTTCAGCCGCACGAATCGCGGGCAAAGTCGTCGTCATCACCGGCGGCGCGCGTGGCATCGGTTTCGCCACCGCGCGCAAGCTGCGTGACCTCGGTGCGCAGGTCGCCATCGGCGACGTCGACGAGGCCAAGGTCAAGGAGTCCAGCGCCGAGCTGGGACTCGAGGTGTACGGCAAGCTCGACGTCACCGATCCGGAGAGCTTCGAAGCCTTCCTCGATCAGGTCGAGCGCACCCTCGGACCGATCGATGTCCTGATCAACAACGCGGGCATCATGCCGGTCGGTCATTTCCACGAGGAGCCCGACCGCGTGTCCCGCCGCATGATCGACATCAACATCTACGGCGTGGTACTCGGCAGCAAGCTGGCCGCCCAGCGGATGCTGCCGCGCGGCTCCGGGCACGTCATCAACATCGCCTCGCTGGCCGGTGTGATCGCCACTCCGGGCCTGGCCACCTACGGCGGCAGCAAGGCGGCCGTGCTCACCATGACCGACGCCCTGTACGCCGAGTACCGCGGCACCGGCGTCGAATTCTCCTCGGTGGCACCGACCTTCACCAATACCGAACTGGTCGCGGGCACCAAGGGTGCCAAGGGCGTGCGCAACGCCGAGCCGGAGGAGATCGCCGAGGCGGTCGCCGAACTGATCGCCGAGCCGAAGCGGCGAGTCGCGGTCACCAAGCTGGCGGGCAGGCTGGCGAACCTGCAGTACTACTTGCCGAACAAGCTGCTCGACACGATCGGTGAGAAGTTCGGCATGAAGGAAGTCTTCCTCGGCGACGTCGACAAGGAAGCGCGCGCCGCCTACGAGCGTCGCGCCCGAGGCGAAGAGGACCAGGCGCAGTCCTGATCCTCTTCCCGCAGCGCCGGGCTCGTCAGACCGCGCGCAGCCGGTTGCGGCTGGCGTAGACGTGCTCGGCGATCAGGGTGGCGATCCGGTCCGGTGCCTCCAGCATGGGGACGTGCCCGACCCGGTTGACCAGGATGCGGTCGGCCGAGTCGGGCAGCTCCTTCAGGAAGCGCCGCGCGTAGACACGGTTGGGAATGAACCGGTCGTACTCGGCCAGCAGCAGCCGCACCGGCGTCGTCAGTTCCGACAGGTCGCCGGGGACCGGGGCGCGCAGACTGCCGCGGATCAGTGGCATCATCGCCCGGCAGTTGACGGCCGCGGTGATGGTGGCCGTCGCGTCGCGGCGCGAGACCGCCGACGGATTCTTGGCCACCACGAACAGCGCCACCCGCCGTGCGAACGGATTGCCCGTGGTGAAGCCCGCCAGTCGCCTGCCCAGCCGCGCGAGCGGCACCAGGGACAGGAATTTGAGGGCGACTCGGAGCTGGGTGAGCGAGTGTGTCTTCCAGCCGCCGGTGGGCGCGATCAGGGTGAGGGTGCGGGCACGCTGACGCCTGGCCAGTTCGACGCCGACCCACGCGCCCAGCGAATTGCCCGCGATATGGCAGGTGCGCCAGCCCATCTCGTCGAGCCTGCGCTCCACCTCGTCGGCGAGCGCGGCGATGTCGATGGTGTCGCCGGTGATGTCCGGTCCGCCCCAGTGCCCGGCCAGCGCGGGCGCGAACACCTCGCAGTGCGAGCCGAGCAGCGTCGCGGTCTGCTCCCAGCAGTGCGGCGAGAGCATGAAGCCGTGCAGCAACAGCAGCGGGTCGCCGGAGCCGATGTGCAGCGCCCGCAGGGCGACGGGCTGTTCGGCGGCCCGGCGATCGTTCTTCCCGACGGACTTGTCCCGCCCGGCCTCTTCCGCGGCGGCCTGCTCGGAGTCGTCGGACTCGAACTCGTCGGCGCGCCTGGCGGCATCGGCGGGGTGGGGTTTGCCGACCGGGCGGGATCTGTCGGACGGGCGGGAGGTGTCGGACGTCATCGTCAGCACCCCTTCCTGGACCGCGTGGTCCGGGGCAGGTACATCTGAGCTGCATTGTACGGTCGGACGGTGCCGAACATTGTCTCAACGATCAACGCGAACGGGATCAGAGCCGCCGCGGGCAAAGGGATGCTCGCCTGGCTCGCGGCCACCGAAGCCGACGTCGTGTGCGTGCAGGAGACCCGCGCCACCGACGAGCAGACCCGTGCCGCGCTGGCGCCCGCACTCGACGACGGCTGGTTCCTGACCAACGCCGAGCCGAGCGCCAAGGGCAGGGCCGGGGTCGCGATCCTGTCCAGGCGCGCGCCGGACGCGGTGCGAATCGGGTTCGGCAGCGCCGAGTTCGACGCGTCGGGCCGCTACGTCGAAGCCACCTTCGGCGAGGTGACCGTGGCCAGTGTCTACGTGCACTCCGGGGAGGCAGGCACCCCGCGCCAGGACGAGAAGTACCGGTTCATGGCCGAATTCGGTGCCTACCTGAAGGGCAGGAACGACGGGGATGTCGTGGTGGGCGGTGACTGGAACATCGCGCACACCGAGCGGGATCTGAAGAACTGGAAGGGCAATCGCACTTCGGCGGGGTTCCTGCCGGAGGAGCGCGCCTGGATCGACGAGCTGATCGCCGCCGGATACGTCGATGTGGTGCGCGCCCTGCATCCCGGCGTCGACGGTCCCTACAGCTGGTGGTCCTATCGCGGCCGTGCCTACGACAACGACTCGGGCTGGCGTATCGATCTGCAGCTGGTGCGCGGCGAACTCGCGGGTCGCGCAAAACAGGCCGTGGTGGAACGGGCGCCGTCCTACGATCAGCGCTGGTCCGACCATGCGCCGGTCACCGTGCAGTACCGATGAACTCGTCGGTACCGATGCGCCCCGCGGTGCCGGTGAACCTCGCCGTATCGATGGGCGCCGCCGAGCCGATGGACACCTGTGGACAGATCGATACCGCTGTGCCGGTGAGCGCCGTGGTGGGGACCTGGGGCAGGCCCGCCGCCGATGAGTTCCCCGCCGACAGAAGGACCCGCGCACGATGAATCCGAAGGTTCTCCGAACAGTCGCGGCCCTGGGCGCGCTCGCGCTGGTGTTGTTGGTGTCGCTGCTGACCACCCGGGGCGCCGATCATTCCGTTTCGGACACCGCCCCTGGCACGAACGCGACGGCCGTCTCGACCGCGGTGCCGGACGCGGGGAGCGCCACGGCGGTGCCGAAACCCGGCGCGGCGAGCCCTGTCACCGCACCGTCGCGGGTCGCGGGCGTCCCGGATCGCGCCTACGACACCCTCGCCGAGATCGACGCCGGTCGCTGGCCCGACTCGGCGAACGCGCCCGGCACCAAGGGCGGCGAGCGATTCATGAACCGCGACAAGGATCTGCCGCTCACCGACAGTGCGGGCGAGAAGATCGCCTATCAGGAGTGGGACGTCAATCCCAAGCAGCGCAATCGCTCCCGCGACGCCGAACGCATCGTCACCGGCAGTGACGGTTCGGCCTGGTACACCGGCGACCACTACGAGAACTTCACGAGGATGCGCTGATGCCCCTACCGCTCTCGCAATTTCTCGCCCGCCCGATCGACGACGAGCCGGACGCCGGTGCGCATCCGGTGCTCGGGGCGCTGCCGGTGACCGCGCCGGAGCTGTCCGAGGTGCGCTATCGGGCGCCGGCCGGATTCGTGGTGCGGGAATTGCGCGGCGAGCGGATGCGCACCGTCGGCGGGTTGTTCGACGAGTGGGCGGCGGCTTTCCAGTTCCCCTACTACTTCGGCGCGAACAAGAACGCCTTCGACGAATGCCTGCGCGATCTGGACGATTTCCTCGGTGAGGCCGCCGGTTACGTCGCGGTGGTCCGCGATGCCGCCGAACTGCTGGCCGATCAGGTCGCCGAGCGCGAGTGGTTTGTGGAGGCGATGCGCGACTGTGCCGACCATTGGCGCCGTAGAGAGGTCGCGTTCCTGGTGGTCCTGCAGGACGAGCCCGGCGCGGACATGGTCGCGCTGACCTTGGACTGACCTTCCCGGGTCCGGCCGTCCTCCGGTCCGGTCGATCCCGGTCGGCTGTGCCAGGCGTGGCCGCCCACAGCCGACCGGTTCCCGGCGACGAACTCTGCGCGGCGTGTGAGGCTTGCAGGACGAGCACGGTCGCGCGAACCCCGGCCGACTCGGCTAGCCGTCCAGCAGGTCACGGTGTGCGCGGCGCCGACCCGGCGCGAGGTGGACCGGCGAAGCCCCGCCGCTCGCGTGGGTCAGCGCAGGCGGCCGGCCAGATCCTCGCCGAGCAGGACGAACACGTCGGTGGTGTGCTCGACGAGTTCGTCCTGGCTGAGGTCGATCTCGCCCTGCAACCACGAGGTCAGCGTGTGCACCAGGCCGCCGACCAGGTAGGTCGCGCGGAAGTCGATCACCGCGTCGGGCAGCGGATCGGTGATGCCGTAGAAGCCGACGCCCTGCGCGGCGACCATGCGCGCGAAGGCGCGGATCGTCTGGTTGCCGCGCGCCCGCAACTCCGGGGTGGCCATGCCCGCGACCAGCGCGACGTGGGCTTTGCGCGGGTCGTCGGTGAGCACGTGGATGCCTGCGGCGATGGCGGCGTGCGCTTTGCCCTTGGTCGTCTCGTCGGTGGTGTCGCGCAGCGCGTCGAGGATGGTCAGTGCCAGTTCCTCGGCGATGCGATCGAACAGCCCGGACAGCACCGCCTCGCGGCTGTCGAAGCTCTCGTAGTAGTAGCGCTCGTTGAGACCGGCCCGGCCGCACAGGCCGGAGACGGTCAGTTTGCCCAAGCCCTCGGTGCCGACGATGTCGAGCGCGGCATCGAGCAGCGCCGTGCGCCGCGCAGCCCTGCGCTCCTCGGCGGAGACGCCGCCATAGGTCCGCTGCGCAGTCACGCGTCCGATTCTGGCACGTTTTCGCGCGGCGGATGTTTGGCATGGGGTATTGCCAGAATTGGCTATCTGGTGGATTCTATTTCCAGATGACTCGACGAGGAGGCTCCCCGATGTCCCACGCGCCACTGTTCGACAAGCTCAGGTCGGATACGCCGAGCTCTCCCGAGCCGGGCTACTTCACCGACGACTCGATGATCCGGCGGGTGATGCGCAAGCGCGCGGTGGGCATCACCTACGGTCTGCGCGCGCTGGTCATCGGCGCGGTGCATCCGTTGCTGTATGTGGGCACCGCCGAGAACACCCACCACCGGACCACGCCGTACACCCGGCTGGCGATCACCGGCAAGCTGTTCGAGGCGGTCTTCCTCGGCAGCAAGGCCGAGGCCGACCGCGCGCTCGCCTACACCGGCAAGCGACACGTCAAGGTCAAGGGGCAGCTGCCCGAGGACGGGGGCGCGCACAACCCGGCGGGCACCCCCTACTCGGCGCTGGATCCGGAGCTGATGTTCTGGACGATGGCCTTCACCATGGACTCCGCCGAGGTCATGCACGACATCCTCGTCCGCGAGCTCACCGCGGGCGAGCGCGAGGGCCTCTACCAGGACTACGTCACCTGGGGCGTGCTGTTCGGCATGCCGCGCTCGGCCGCGCCGGACACCTATGCCGGGTTCCGCGAGCGCTTCGACGGCTACATCGCCTCGCTGGAACCGCACCTGACCGAGGAGGCCGCGCTGGTCGGCTCCTACCTGATGGGCGCGCGCATCCCGTATCCGCTGCCGATCCCGGCCCAGCAGGTCAGCGTGGGGTACTACCGGCTGGTGCAGGGCAGCCTGCCGCCCGCGGTCCGGGCGATGTACGGCCTGGAATGGGGTCCGCGCGAGCAGCGCCAGTTCGAGCTGGTCGCCCGTGGCGTGCGGGCCGCCCACCGGACGCCGAGCCGGCGGGTACGCCCGTTGCACAACGCCTTGCGTGGTCCGAGCGCGCCGCTGTACCAGGTCGCCGCCAAGCGGGAGGCCGGGCTGCAGCGCACCGGACAGGAGAGCATGCCCGGCGTGGATCCGCGTACCTGGGCGGAGCGGAATTCCGCTTGAGCGGCATGGGAAGATCGGAGGCATGTCCAGTCCTGCATCAGCCCCGGCCGCGGAGCGCAAGCAGCGTGTGCTGTCCGGGATCCAGCCGACCAGTGCCTCCTTCCATCTCGGGAACTATCTGGGGGCGCTGCAGTACTGGGTAGGGATGCAGGACAGCTACGACGCGCTGTACTTCATTCCCGATCTGCACGCCATCACCGTCAGCCAGGACCCCAAGCAGCTGCGGGCGCGCACCAGGGCGGCCGCGGCCCAGCTGCTGGCGATCGGCATCGACCCGAAGCGGTCGACGCTGTTCGTGCAGAGTCAGGTGCCCGAGCACGCCGAACTGGCCTGGGTGCTGAGCTGCATCACCGGCTTCGGCGAGGCGAGCCGGATGACGCAGTTCAAGGACAAGTCCGCCAAGCAGGGCGCCGAGAACGCCACCGTCGGGTTGTTCACCTATCCCGTGCTGATGGCCGCGGACATCCTGCTCTACCGCGCCCATCAGGTGCCGGTCGGTGAGGATCAGCGTCAGCATCTCGAGTTGACCCGTAATCTGGCTCAGCGCTTCAACACCCGCTTCAAAAAGACCTTCGTGGTGCCCGAGCCACACATAGTCAAGGGCACCGCCAAGATCTACGACCTGCAGGACCCGACCTCCAAGATGAGTAAGTCGGCGGCCTCGGACGCCGGCCTGATCAACCTGCTCGACGACCCGAAGATCAGCGCCAAGAAGATCCGCTCGGCCGTCACCGACACCGAACGCGAGATCCGCTACGACCCGGACCTCAAGCCCGGTGTCAGCAATCTCCTCGTGATTCTCGGCGCGCTGACCTCGACCCCGATCGTCACCCTCGAACGCGACTACGCGGGCAAGGGGTACGGCGACCTGAAGTCCGACGTCGCCGACGCCTTGGTCGAGTTCGTCACCCCGCTGCGCGACCAGGTGGACGAGTACCTCTCCGATCAGGGCGAACTCGACCGTATCCTCGCCGCGGGCGCGGAGCGGGCACGGGAGATCGCGGGCAACACCCTCGCACAGGTCTACGACCGGGTGGGTTTCCTGCCCCGCTAGCCCGGGTACGACGTGTGCGGGAGCGGGCCTCGAAGGGGTGAGCGCGGTGCAGGTGATCGACAATGTCAAGGCCCGTATCGAACGGGTCGTCGGGCAACGGCCCTGGCTCGACCATGTGATCCGGGCGGCGGGCCGCTACCGGTCCAGCCGAGGTGACCACTACGCCGCCGGCATCACCTATTTCACGGTGCTGTCGCTGTTCCCGCTGCTCATGGTGGCTTTCGCCATCGCCGGTTTCGTGCT
Encoded here:
- a CDS encoding DUF3017 domain-containing protein, with protein sequence MDVDASTESQGGRAGRFLRRNLPMVAVVLVVLVAVVFVASDRWRRGALIFGGAALLGAALRLVLPTARVGLLAVRSKPFDVGALTLLGSSIVFLAVTINTLGVG
- a CDS encoding acyl-CoA dehydrogenase family protein encodes the protein MFEWSETDLMVRDAVRAFIDREIRPNLDALDSGEMLPYPILTKLFAEFGIAAMATDALEKQLAAEEAEADGASDEESRAAGKRAAAANAEQQSMMAVLVSELSGVCLGLVSALGVSTGLGAATIQSRGTLAQKKRWLPELVTMEKVASWAITEPDSGSDAFGGMKTYVRRDGEDYILNGQKTFITNGPFADVIVVYAKLDEGDASVDKRDRKVLTFVLDKGMEGLTQGKPFKKMGLHSSPTGELFFDNVRLGRDRLLGETEEHRGGDGRESARTNFVAERVGVTFQALGIIEECHRLCVDYAKNRKLWGQEIGRFQLVQLKLAKMEIARVNVRNMVFNVIERTRAGKPLSLAEASAMKLYSSETATDVAMEAVQLFGGNGYMSEYRVEQLARDAKSLMIYAGSNEIQVTHIAKGLLGR
- a CDS encoding DUF167 domain-containing protein; protein product: MPPTVVRATIKPNSRKGPLVETAEDGTLTLYVRAPAVEGKANKAAVELLAAHFGVSRSSVRLTAGATSRYKRFEIDD
- a CDS encoding TetR/AcrR family transcriptional regulator codes for the protein MTTTASGRPRRRTQEQRSSEMRTRLLDATIDCLVDYGYAGTTTPRVAERAGVTRGAQVHHFGSKTDLVVAAINHLAQRRVQAVLRGISEVPPDAERVEATLDFLWEMHQDRLFVATVELWVAGRTDPVLAAAMDEVEPFVNNAVLTAVERFVPDEVRRKDARDFVFTAMDALRGILIAAWGDPDSDRAHRRWQRASVMLRMVAQAIGG
- a CDS encoding tRNA (cytidine(34)-2'-O)-methyltransferase, with the protein product MFHLMFHEPCIPPNTGNAIRMVAGTGCALHLIEPLGFDLSEAKLRRAGLDYHDLASVTVHASLAAAWAALTPRRVFAFTTSGTSRYTDIAYEAGDVLLFGTEPTGLPEAVLADPHITEQVRIPMLPGRRSMNLSNAAAVTVYEAWRQHGFPGAV
- a CDS encoding NADP-dependent isocitrate dehydrogenase, with the translated sequence MSKIKVEGTVVELDGDEMTRIIWQFIKDKLIHPYLDVNLEYYDLGIEYRDKTDDQVTIDAAEAIKRHGVGVKCATITPDEARVKEFGLKKMWRSPNGTIRNILGGTIFRAPIIISNVPRLVPGWTKPIIIGRHAFGDQYRATDFKVFQAGTVTLTFTPDDGSEPIVHEVVKMPEDGGVVMGMYNFRKSIEDFARASFNYGLQQNYPVYMSTKNTILKAYDGMFKDTFQEVFDAEFKSQFDAAGLTYEHRLIDDMVASSMKWEGGYVWACKNYDGDVQSDTVAQGFGSLGLMTSVLLTPDGRTCEAEAAHGTVTRHYRQHQQGKPTSTNPIASIFAWTRGLEHRGKLDNTPEVIGFAQTLEDVVIKTVEGGQMTKDLALLVGGDQGYLSTEEFLGALDTNLARALR
- the metX gene encoding homoserine O-acetyltransferase MetX, whose protein sequence is MRTDRQPCPPATGVALLPPPDGSLGVIPIGDLTLESGSVVPDVRLAVQRWGELSPALDNVVLVEHALTGDSHVVGNPDAIHKLPGWWDGMVGPGAPMDTGEWCVVATNVLGGCQGSTGPSSIAPDGKPWGSRFPAISIRDQVSAEIALLDLLGIERLASVVGGSMGGMRVLEWMVGAPERVASALVLAVGARATADQIGTQTTQITAITSDPDWQGGDYHGTGRAPLTGMGIARRIAHLTYRTEGELDSRFANNAQDGEDPYDGGRWAVQSYLDHQAAKLAKRFDPATYVLLTEAMNRHDVGRGRGGIEAALAATPVPCVVGGVDSDRLYPLHTQQELADLLPGCDGLEVVLSRDGHDGFLTETEAVGELLVETMRLARANR